CCCACCGCTTCAACAATGGGGATTTGGTGACTTTCTCAGGCATTGAGGGCATGGTGGAGCTCAACGGCTGTGCTCCTCGGCCTCTCCACGTGCAGAGTTAAGTCAACCCCACTCCAACTCCAGGCTCAGTGCCCGGGTCCCCACTGGGGGTGGACACAGCCTGGTCCTTGGAGATAagttctccctcccccttcctcaggGTGGAGCAACATCAAGAATGTAGATGCAAGACAGGACGGGGTGTGGGGAACTACTCAGGTTCAGAGGGTATACTGACCAGGCTCAATCTCCCCCAGGAGATGGGACCTTGGAGATTGGGGACACAACAACTTTCTCTCATTATTTGCGTGGTGGGGCTGTCACTGAGGTCAAGAGACCCAAGACTGTGAGCCACGTGAGTTCAAGTGCATCTGAGGTTGGGGAGCTTGGGCACCTCGAGGGACCCACAGTGTTCTGGACATGAATGTGAACCGAGTGCCCCCTGCAGGAGCCCCTGGACACAGCCCTGTTTCAGCCCCGTATTGTGGCCCAGAGTCTCCAGGAAGTTCACCGTGCCCACTGCCTGCATCAGGCCTTCCATGCACTGCACAAGTTTCAGCAGCTCCATGGCCGCCCTCCTAAGCCCTGGGATCCTGTGAGTGTCCCTgatgcccctccctccagcctctgtctTAACAGGGCCTCACCTACCAGGAGGTGACAATGACTGTCTTACAGATCCAAGACTGAATCCAGAAGCAGTTTCCCACTCATATAAAGGAGATGATATAGACCAGAGGCTGGGTCCATGAAAGGGCCAAGCACAAAGCCTGGGGACCCATACTACTCCTAACCCCTAAGATCTGGCCTGGAAGGTGCCTCCAGGTTGGGGAAGCCTCCAGGGCCATTGTCTGGCACCGGGCATCCGCTAGTGGGACCCTCCCACTCAGGCTTCTGCTTCCTGTTCTGTGGAACAGGGTGGATGGCTGCCTGAAGGTTTCAAATGGGGAGTGGAGCTCAAGCTGGGGCTGCTTTACCAACGGAGTTCTACCCGATAGGTTGATGCAGAGATGGTGGTGGACCTAGCCCAGGCCCTGGAATCACTGAAGGGGACAGAAGGAGAGCCTTTGGAAGAGCAGCTGGATAAGGCTCTGGTGCGGACAGTTGCCCTGAGCAGTGCTGGTGGCTTGAGTCCCATGGCAGCTGTGCTGGGTGCAATGGCTGCTCAGGAAGTGCTGAAGGTTGGTACAGGtagaggcagggcagggctgggaggggtgcAGAGGTCGGTGTGGGTGCCACAGGGTGCCCAACACCAGATAGTGACCCTGGGGGCTTCACCAACCTGGGTGCAGCCCTCAGCCAGGATCTGAGGGGACTAGGAGGTGGGAAGAGTCCCCAGACTGAAGTGCTGACTTCTAGGCAGTCTCCAAGAAGTTTATGCCCCTGGACCAGTGGCTGTACTTTGATGCCCTTGATTGCCTTCCAGAAGATGAGGAGCCCTTTCCCAATCCTGAGGACTATGCACCGGTGAGAACCTGGGGTAGGGGTGCAAGCCTTATCCAAACTCAGGACTGGGGGGAAAGAGGAAGAACGGTCCCGAGATCCTGACCTGGAAAACTGGGTGCAGGAGGGAGATGCAGCACAGGCCAGTGGCCATCACTGACCCCTGTCTGTGTCCCCTAGAGAGACTGCCGCTATGACGGGCAAATTGCAGTGTTTGGGGCCGGTTTTCAGGAGAAGCTGAGCCACCAGCACTACCTCCTGGTAAGCTATGTCGTGAGGTTGGGAGTATGTGGAAGGGCAAGTCCTGGCCCTCTGGCTAAGGTTGCTCCTGCTGGCAGGTGGGTGCTGGCGCTATCGGCTGTGAGCTGCTCAAAGGCTTTGCCCTAGTGGGCCTGGGTGCTGGCGGCAGCGGGGGCGTGACTGTTGCTGACATGGACCATGTGGAGCGCTCCAACCTCAGTCGCCAGTTTCTCTTCAGGCCCCAGGACGTTGGTGTGAGTGCTGACCTGTCCCCACACCCGTGTCCTGGACTGTCCTCCCACAATgcgccccttcccccacccaacGTCTTCCTGCTTTCTTCTCAGAAGCCAAAGGCGGAGGTGGCTGCAGAGGCCGCTCACCGCCTGAACTCAGACTTGAAGGTGACCCCGCTCACCTACCAGCTGGATCTTACTACAGAGCACATCTATGGGGACAACTTCTTCTCCAGTGTGGATGGCGTGGCTGCTGCCCTGGACAGTTTCCAGGCCCGTGAGTGCTCAAGCCTAGAACTTACCCTTTGTCTGAGGCTGTGCCAGCCCCACTTCTGACCCTCTGCCCCCCTCGCCAGGGCGCTATGTGGCTGCTCGCTGCACCCACTATCTGAAGCCACTACTGGAGGCGGGCACAAAGGGCACCTTGGGCAGTGCTTGTGTGTTCATACCACACGTGACTGAGGACTACAGAGCCCCCGCCTCTGCTGCAGCTTCTGAGGATGCCTCCTACCCTGTCTGCACCGTGCGGCACTTCCCCAGCACAACCGAGCACACCTTGCAGGTGAGAAGAACCCCAGAGACTCCTACCCACCTGGCTCAGTCCTCAGCTGCAGACCCCTTTGCCAACCGGCACCTCATggttcctccctcccctcacagTGGGCCCGGGATGAGTTTGAAGGACTTTTCCATCTGTCTGCCGAGACCGTCAACTGCCACCAACAGTAAGACCGCCAACAAGGGTGAATGGGAGTCCAGGCTCCCTAACACCAAGAGGCTTAGGGCTTAGCCTCAGACTTTCTCCTCTGTCCGCAGGGCACTCACGTCTCTGGCACACTTGGATGAGTCACAGGTGCTGACCGTGCAGCAGGTGGTGCTGGGTGTCCTGAGAGAGCGTCCACAGACCTGGCAAGACTGCGTGCTTTGGGCCCTTGGCCAGTGGCAACTCTGCTTCCATTATGGCATCACACAGCTGCTGAGCCGCTTCCCACCCGACAAAGTGGGTGGCTAGGGGTCAGGAGGCTGAGGGCTCAGGGTGACCCGACTGAGCCCAGCAGCCTCCATTTCCCTAGGTGCTAGAGAATGGAACTCTTTTCTGGTCGGGTCCCAAACAGTGTCCCCGGCCCTTGGAGTTTGACGCCAGCCAAGTGAGTGGAGTCCCTTGGTGGCCCTGAGATGGGAATATGGCCCCTCAGAATGGAGGTGGGCACCTCTATATATTGTAGAGATGCACAGATGCTGAGAGGGAGAGAGCCATGTTTGTGCCCATGTGGGTGTCCAAATGGGAGGCAGAAGCAGGCATTCAAACAGATCCACAAATGGGCGGTGACCCCCACCCCATGCACCCACACAAGCTCGCTCAAGCCCATGCAGCCACCCATGCTCTTGGTCTCATTGCAGGACACGCATCTCCTCTACGTGCTGGCGGCTGCCAACCTGTATGCCCAGATGCATGGGCTGCCTGGCTCACGGGACCAGACTGCGCTCAGGCGACTGCTGAAGTTGCTGCCATTGCCTGACCCCCAGGACTTAGCCCCCATTTTTGCTAGTGACCTGGAGCTGGCTTCAGCTTATGCTGAGTTTGGTGAGGTCCCTGACCCTGGCCCCCCGTGCTGTCACCCAAAGGCCTGACCCTCCTCAGCCTGTGCTGCAGAAAGAAGACAGGGTCTGGGGGCCCTGAAGCCAACTCAATACCTCTCAGGCCCTCTGACCTTGCTTCTCTGTAGCCTTGGGTTCATCCTCTGGCCCCTCAGTAGGTCCTCTCCCTGCTGcctaccccatccccaccccactcccccgcccccattcctttggcagactctcagccaaagaaaacaaaaacaaaaaacaaacaaaaaagcacaaaccACTGGGCCCTAGGGAGCAACTATCTGTGGCCCCCAGATGAGAACAGAGTCACATAGGTGTGCATGGgtgcacacccacacacccacacacacccacacacacacacacacacacacacacacacacacacacacacacaagtgaggGCTGGGGCTGCTGGACAGGAGACTGCACCATCCATCAAGGGGTCTCCTTGAAAGTGGTAAGTGATAGACTTGGCAGGGACCAAGGATAGGCAGCAGGCTCCAGAGGAGCGCAGGACATGGGGACTAAGGACTGCCCCAACACCCCCTTCCCCTGACAGGCCCTGAGCAGTCGAAGCAACTGCATGAAGCCCTGGAAATCTGGACTGTGGGCCCTCCCCTGGAACCCTTGACATTTGAGAAGGTGGGAGCCCAAGCGGGGGTGAAGGGCCGGGCTAGAGAGGTTGTTGGGGAAGGTCAAGAGCTAAGAGGGTAGCTTTGAAGCCCCTTGGCCTGAGTTTTCCTCCCAGAAGGACCCCAGAAGCAGCTCAGCTTCCCCGAGCCTCAGCCTCCTTATCTGTTAAGTGGGGAGATGTGAGCATCCACCCCACTGAATTGTGTGAAGAGCTGTGCAGTGGCACAGGCTCGGCCGAGGTGAGGGGCACTGGGACAATGCTAATACTACTGTGCCTTGGGCCTCACAGGACAATGATTTCCATGTGGATTTTGTGGCGGCAGCGGCGAGCCTGCGAGCTCAGAATTATGGGATCCCACCAGCCGACCGCACCAAGGTACCCTGCCCCGTGGGGCTCAGGCCTGGAGGTGGGGGTCAAACCCTAGCCTTATGCCTTGGGCCCAGACCAAATCTCCTGTCCTTGGCAGACCAAGCGAATTGTGGGCCGGATTACCCCAGCCATTGCCACTACTACGGCAGCTGTGGCTGGCCTGGTGGGCCTGGAGCTGTATAAGGTGGTGGGCAGCCCACGGCCCCGCAGTGCCTTTCGCCACAGCTACCTGAACCTGGCTGAAAACTACTTTAGCCGCTGGGTACCTTACGCCCCAGCCATCCAGAAGGTGAGCCCTTGACACCCCACCCATACCAGACCTGAGTTTTCCCTGCACCTACCCAAACAGGCCCTACTTTAGCTTCAGGCTCTCATCAGGACCCAGACTCTGGGGGAGTCATCAAGACTCCCTCCAGTCGCCTCCCTGCTGCAAAGCCAGGCTGGGACCTGTCAGACACAGGAAGCAGCCgtcatccacccccaccccccaacagtCAGGGTCTGGGGGAGCTGCAGCTTTAACTCATTAGTGGAGCCAGACATCCCCCACAGTTCCCTCCTTCCCAGAAATGCccctgagggggaggggggactaGGGCCCTAGCCCCAAACAGAGCCTAATATCAGCCTGCAAAGCATGGGGATCCTGGCCCTCCCCCTCAACCTGAGTTAAAG
The DNA window shown above is from Phocoena phocoena chromosome 10, mPhoPho1.1, whole genome shotgun sequence and carries:
- the UBA7 gene encoding ubiquitin-like modifier-activating enzyme 7; its protein translation is MDVLETSKSLDEELYSRQLYVLGLPAMQRIQEAKVLLSGLQGVGAEVAKNLVLMGVGSLTLHDPHPTCWSDLSAQFFLSEQDLGRSRAEASQELLAKLNRAVQVCIHTGDITEDLLLDFQVVVLTASELQEQLKVGTICHKHGVCFLVADTRGLVGQLFCDFGEDFTVQDPTEAEPLVAAIQHISQGSPGILTLREEADAHRFNNGDLVTFSGIEGMVELNGCAPRPLHVQRDGTLEIGDTTTFSHYLRGGAVTEVKRPKTVSHEPLDTALFQPRIVAQSLQEVHRAHCLHQAFHALHKFQQLHGRPPKPWDPVDAEMVVDLAQALESLKGTEGEPLEEQLDKALVRTVALSSAGGLSPMAAVLGAMAAQEVLKAVSKKFMPLDQWLYFDALDCLPEDEEPFPNPEDYAPRDCRYDGQIAVFGAGFQEKLSHQHYLLVGAGAIGCELLKGFALVGLGAGGSGGVTVADMDHVERSNLSRQFLFRPQDVGKPKAEVAAEAAHRLNSDLKVTPLTYQLDLTTEHIYGDNFFSSVDGVAAALDSFQARRYVAARCTHYLKPLLEAGTKGTLGSACVFIPHVTEDYRAPASAAASEDASYPVCTVRHFPSTTEHTLQWARDEFEGLFHLSAETVNCHQQALTSLAHLDESQVLTVQQVVLGVLRERPQTWQDCVLWALGQWQLCFHYGITQLLSRFPPDKVLENGTLFWSGPKQCPRPLEFDASQDTHLLYVLAAANLYAQMHGLPGSRDQTALRRLLKLLPLPDPQDLAPIFASDLELASAYAEFGPEQSKQLHEALEIWTVGPPLEPLTFEKDNDFHVDFVAAAASLRAQNYGIPPADRTKTKRIVGRITPAIATTTAAVAGLVGLELYKVVGSPRPRSAFRHSYLNLAENYFSRWVPYAPAIQKFHHWKWTCWDRLEVPAGQPERTLESLLAHVQKLNGLRVRMLLHGKALLYSAGWSPEKQDQHLSRRVTDLVLEVTRQVPKPEQRVLVLELSYEGEKEDVTFPPLHYKL